The following are from one region of the Methyloversatilis discipulorum genome:
- a CDS encoding sigma-70 family RNA polymerase sigma factor translates to MLDPVQLERLLARVALRDRQAFRQLYDACAPQLLGVALRLLRRRDLAEDVLQDAFTSVWHRADSYRADASQPMTWLTSVVRNRALDLLRAESLRRAESLDDDDDGQGGVAALGDDRPSPLGLLEQAADALHLRRCIDDIDGPQRQCLALAYYHGLSHSELAEHLGSPIGSVKVWLRRGLDKLRRCMERLA, encoded by the coding sequence ATGCTCGATCCGGTCCAGCTTGAGAGGCTGCTGGCGCGCGTCGCACTGCGCGACCGGCAGGCCTTCCGTCAGCTCTACGATGCCTGCGCGCCGCAGCTGCTCGGGGTCGCGCTGCGTCTGTTGCGCCGGCGCGATCTGGCTGAAGACGTGCTGCAGGATGCGTTCACCAGCGTGTGGCACCGCGCCGACAGCTACCGCGCCGACGCCAGCCAGCCGATGACCTGGCTCACCTCGGTCGTGCGCAACCGGGCGCTCGACCTGCTGCGTGCGGAATCGCTGCGGCGGGCCGAATCGCTGGACGACGACGATGACGGGCAGGGCGGTGTCGCCGCGCTGGGCGACGACCGGCCCAGTCCGCTCGGCCTGCTCGAACAGGCGGCCGACGCGCTGCATCTGCGCCGCTGCATCGACGACATCGACGGGCCGCAGCGCCAGTGCCTGGCGCTGGCCTACTACCACGGCCTGTCGCATTCGGAACTGGCGGAACACCTCGGTTCGCCGATCGGCAGCGTCAAGGTGTGGCTGCGCCGGGGCCTGGACAAGCTGCGCCGCTGCATGGAGCGGCTGGCATGA
- the phoR gene encoding phosphate regulon sensor histidine kinase PhoR, producing the protein MREFWFRAALRVALILICVLIGLAADALAPALALACALLLAGSLRDQYEIGRFDRWLNSTSDAELPDGAGQWEFLFAKLARRERNARQQREDLRSRLERMREASRAMPDGTLIMSRDELIEWLNPMAEEHLGLDGRRDIAMPILNLVRQPEFAEYLQSGDYGEPLSMPSPRQPGRTLQLRVVAFGDDQKLLLTRDITQLEKLETMRRDFVANVSHEMKTPLTVIHGFLETLEDALPELPQEQALSFIRMAQQQSVRLQRLVDDLLTLSALETDTPTPEEPVDMRNLLDIVLVETRALSSGRHTVTLDVDGAPGALLGCARDLRSALGNLASNAVRYTPDGGSVKLAWRVVGGCGEYSVTDNGIGIDAQHIPRLTERFYRVDRGRSRETGGTGLGLAIVKHVLERHQATLQIDSQPGQGSRFTVRFPARRTLPAL; encoded by the coding sequence ATGCGTGAATTCTGGTTCCGCGCCGCCCTGCGCGTCGCGCTCATCCTCATCTGCGTGCTGATCGGCCTGGCGGCCGACGCGCTGGCACCGGCGCTGGCGCTGGCCTGCGCGCTGCTGCTCGCCGGCAGTCTGCGCGACCAGTACGAGATCGGCCGCTTCGACCGCTGGCTCAACTCGACCAGCGACGCCGAACTGCCGGACGGTGCCGGCCAGTGGGAATTCCTGTTCGCCAAGCTGGCACGGCGCGAGCGCAACGCCCGCCAGCAGCGCGAGGACCTGCGCAGCCGGCTGGAGCGCATGCGCGAAGCCAGCCGCGCGATGCCCGACGGCACACTCATCATGTCGCGCGACGAACTGATCGAGTGGCTGAACCCGATGGCCGAGGAACACCTTGGGCTGGATGGCCGGCGCGACATCGCGATGCCCATTCTCAACCTCGTGCGCCAGCCCGAGTTTGCCGAGTACCTGCAGTCCGGCGACTACGGCGAGCCTCTGTCGATGCCCTCGCCGCGTCAGCCCGGCCGCACGCTGCAACTGCGGGTGGTGGCCTTCGGCGACGATCAGAAGCTGCTGCTGACGCGCGACATCACCCAGCTCGAAAAGCTCGAAACGATGCGGCGCGACTTCGTCGCCAACGTGTCGCACGAGATGAAGACGCCGCTGACGGTGATCCACGGCTTCCTCGAAACGCTGGAGGACGCGCTGCCCGAACTGCCGCAGGAACAGGCGCTGTCCTTCATCCGCATGGCGCAGCAGCAGTCGGTGCGCCTGCAGCGCCTGGTCGACGACCTGCTGACGCTGTCGGCGCTGGAAACCGACACGCCGACACCGGAAGAACCGGTGGACATGCGCAACCTGCTGGACATCGTGCTGGTCGAGACGCGGGCGCTGTCGTCCGGCCGGCACACGGTAACGCTGGACGTCGATGGTGCGCCCGGTGCGTTGCTCGGCTGCGCGCGCGACCTGCGCAGCGCGCTCGGCAACCTCGCCAGCAACGCGGTGCGCTACACGCCGGACGGCGGCAGCGTGAAGCTCGCCTGGCGCGTGGTGGGTGGCTGTGGTGAGTATTCGGTGACCGACAACGGCATCGGCATCGATGCCCAGCACATTCCGCGACTGACCGAACGCTTCTACCGCGTAGACCGCGGCCGTTCGCGCGAAACCGGCGGCACCGGCCTCGGTCTGGCCATCGTCAAGCATGTGCTCGAACGGCATCAGGCGACGCTGCAGATCGACAGCCAGCCCGGTCAGGGCAGCCGCTTCACCGTCCGCTTTCCCGCCCGCCGCACGCTGCCCGCACTCTGA
- the phoB gene encoding phosphate regulon transcriptional regulator PhoB, producing MARILVVEDEPSIQELISVTLTRTGHDPLRAADAETALRLLQAELPDLVLLDWMLPGQSGIDLARRLRADERTRGVPIIMLTARGDEQSKVTGLETGADDYVTKPFSPRELAARIKAVLRRQKPQATEDPVEIDGLRLDPATHRVTARGQAVVLGPTEFRLLHFFMTHAERVHSRAQLLDSVWGDHVFVEERTVDVHIRRLRGALEASGHDALIQTVRGSGYRLSCQKE from the coding sequence ATGGCCCGCATACTCGTCGTCGAGGACGAACCGTCCATCCAGGAACTGATCAGCGTCACGCTCACCCGCACCGGCCACGATCCGCTGCGCGCGGCGGACGCCGAAACCGCGCTGCGCCTGCTGCAGGCCGAACTGCCCGATCTGGTGCTGCTCGACTGGATGCTGCCCGGCCAGAGCGGCATCGATCTGGCACGCCGTCTGCGCGCCGACGAGCGCACGCGTGGCGTGCCCATCATCATGCTGACGGCGCGCGGCGACGAACAGTCCAAGGTGACCGGTCTCGAAACCGGCGCCGACGACTACGTCACCAAGCCCTTCTCGCCGCGCGAACTGGCAGCCCGCATCAAGGCCGTGCTGCGCCGGCAGAAGCCGCAGGCGACCGAAGACCCGGTCGAGATCGACGGCCTGCGCCTCGATCCGGCCACGCATCGCGTCACCGCCCGCGGCCAGGCCGTGGTGCTCGGCCCGACCGAGTTCCGCCTGCTGCACTTCTTCATGACCCACGCCGAGCGCGTGCATTCGCGTGCGCAGCTGCTCGACAGCGTGTGGGGCGACCACGTGTTCGTCGAGGAGCGCACGGTGGATGTGCACATCCGCCGCCTGCGCGGCGCGCTGGAAGCGAGCGGACACGACGCGCTGATCCAGACCGTGCGCGGCAGCGGCTATCGCCTGTCCTGCCAGAAGGAGTGA
- a CDS encoding gamma-butyrobetaine hydroxylase-like domain-containing protein, translating to MAGLDKDTPIPTEIKVQQKSKVMEVSFDNGRSFSFSFEFLRVCSPSAEVRGHGPGQETLQIGKRDVDITRVEPVGAYAIKPVFSDGHDSGIYSWDYIYLLGENQEALWADYLARLDAAGASRDPALVPPPAAKGGCGSGGCGHHH from the coding sequence ATGGCAGGACTGGACAAGGACACCCCCATCCCCACCGAGATCAAGGTGCAGCAGAAGTCGAAGGTGATGGAAGTCAGCTTCGACAACGGCCGCAGCTTCAGCTTCAGTTTCGAGTTCCTGCGCGTGTGCTCGCCCTCGGCAGAGGTGCGCGGCCACGGGCCGGGGCAGGAAACGCTGCAGATCGGCAAGCGCGACGTCGACATCACGCGGGTCGAACCGGTCGGCGCCTACGCGATCAAACCGGTGTTTTCCGACGGCCACGACAGCGGCATCTACTCGTGGGATTACATCTATCTGCTGGGTGAGAATCAGGAAGCGCTGTGGGCCGACTACCTCGCCCGGCTGGACGCCGCCGGCGCTAGCCGCGACCCGGCCCTGGTGCCGCCGCCGGCCGCCAAGGGCGGTTGCGGCAGCGGCGGTTGCGGCCATCACCACTGA
- the ubiE gene encoding bifunctional demethylmenaquinone methyltransferase/2-methoxy-6-polyprenyl-1,4-benzoquinol methylase UbiE, whose translation MSDNSTDFGFERVPEAAKARRVASVFSSVARRYDIMNDLMSAGLHRAWKAFAIEMAGVRAGQRVLDVAAGTGDLTVAHAKRAGASGEVWHTDINPDMLREGRDRLRDAGFVLPSLLCDAEKLPFPDNYFDCVTVAFGLRNMTHKDRALAEFRRVLKPGGRALVLEFSRVAKPLEKAYDLYSFKVLPWLGKRVANDEASYRYLAESIRMHPDQETLAGMMREVGLGRVEYFNMSAGVVALHRGFKL comes from the coding sequence ATGAGCGACAACTCCACCGATTTCGGCTTCGAGCGCGTACCCGAGGCGGCCAAGGCCCGCCGCGTGGCAAGCGTTTTCTCGTCGGTTGCGCGTCGTTACGACATCATGAATGACCTGATGTCGGCCGGCCTGCATCGCGCCTGGAAAGCCTTCGCGATCGAAATGGCCGGTGTGCGCGCGGGCCAGCGCGTACTCGACGTCGCCGCCGGCACCGGTGACCTGACCGTCGCGCACGCGAAGCGCGCCGGCGCCAGTGGCGAGGTGTGGCACACCGACATCAATCCGGACATGCTGCGCGAAGGCCGCGACCGCCTGCGCGACGCCGGCTTCGTGCTGCCCAGCCTGCTGTGCGACGCCGAGAAGCTGCCCTTCCCCGACAATTACTTCGACTGCGTCACCGTCGCCTTCGGCCTGCGCAACATGACGCACAAGGACCGCGCGCTGGCCGAGTTCCGCCGCGTGCTGAAGCCGGGCGGCCGCGCACTGGTGCTCGAGTTCTCGCGCGTCGCCAAGCCGCTCGAAAAGGCCTACGACCTGTATTCGTTCAAGGTGCTGCCCTGGCTGGGCAAGCGCGTCGCCAACGACGAGGCGAGCTACCGCTACCTCGCCGAATCGATCCGCATGCATCCGGATCAGGAAACGCTGGCCGGCATGATGCGCGAGGTCGGCCTCGGCCGCGTCGAGTACTTCAACATGAGCGCGGGCGTGGTGGCGCTGCATCGCGGTTTCAAGCTCTGA
- a CDS encoding Tim44 domain-containing protein, whose amino-acid sequence MKNFLCALCVAVVGLGGAMHDAEAAKRMGGGKSFGSQRDSTTMQRDATPTSPTQNATTAQRQAQPAAPAAAQPAKRSWMGPLAGLAAGIGLAALASHLGFGEEMASFMMIALLVMVALFVWRMFAARRNAPQQQGMQYAGATAGPGTAPQRFEAVAPVAASAPAAAASAGNIPADFDVEGFLRQAKLNFVRLQAANDKGDVEDIRQFTSPEVFAEIRMQLQERGGETQHIDIVQLDAALLDLVTENDQYIASVRFSGLLREEVTAAPAPFDEVWHLAKPVSGNRGWVIAGIQQLQ is encoded by the coding sequence ATGAAGAATTTCCTGTGCGCGCTGTGCGTGGCCGTCGTCGGCCTCGGCGGCGCCATGCATGACGCCGAAGCCGCCAAACGCATGGGTGGCGGCAAGTCCTTCGGTTCGCAGCGTGATTCGACCACGATGCAGCGCGACGCCACGCCCACCTCGCCGACGCAGAACGCCACCACCGCTCAGCGCCAGGCGCAGCCTGCAGCGCCCGCCGCCGCACAACCGGCCAAGCGCTCGTGGATGGGCCCGCTGGCCGGTCTGGCCGCCGGCATCGGTCTGGCCGCACTGGCGTCCCACCTCGGTTTCGGCGAGGAAATGGCGTCCTTCATGATGATTGCGCTGCTGGTCATGGTCGCCCTCTTCGTCTGGCGCATGTTCGCCGCACGCCGCAACGCGCCGCAGCAGCAGGGCATGCAGTACGCCGGCGCGACCGCCGGCCCGGGCACCGCCCCCCAGCGCTTCGAAGCGGTGGCCCCGGTCGCCGCCTCGGCGCCGGCAGCCGCAGCCAGTGCAGGCAACATTCCGGCGGATTTCGACGTCGAAGGCTTCCTGCGTCAGGCCAAGCTGAATTTCGTGCGCCTGCAGGCGGCGAACGACAAGGGTGACGTCGAGGACATCCGTCAGTTCACCTCGCCCGAGGTGTTCGCCGAAATCCGCATGCAGTTGCAGGAGCGCGGTGGCGAAACCCAGCACATCGACATCGTGCAGCTCGATGCTGCACTGCTCGATCTGGTCACCGAGAACGACCAGTACATCGCCAGCGTCCGTTTCAGCGGCCTGCTGCGCGAAGAGGTCACCGCCGCGCCGGCACCGTTCGACGAGGTCTGGCATCTGGCCAAGCCGGTGTCCGGCAACCGCGGCTGGGTGATCGCCGGTATCCAGCAACTGCAGTAA
- a CDS encoding SCP2 domain-containing protein produces MLATAALPVLNHLLDQAPGAHARLARHAGAQARLELGALGVAFRVGEDGRLAAASDEPLAVTLRLPADAALRLVHEGDAVLRDARIEGDAALAETLGQVLRGLRWDAAEDLSRLIGDAAAERVVGGARAAWAGGRDLGARLAASASEYAADEAQLLVRPAATAAFADEVDTLRDDLARLQKRLELLERKAQPIR; encoded by the coding sequence ATGCTCGCAACGGCCGCGCTCCCGGTGTTGAACCACCTGCTCGATCAGGCGCCGGGCGCGCACGCCCGGCTGGCCCGGCATGCGGGCGCGCAGGCAAGGCTGGAACTGGGCGCGCTCGGCGTCGCCTTCAGGGTCGGCGAAGACGGCCGGCTGGCTGCGGCCTCCGATGAGCCGCTGGCGGTCACGCTACGGCTGCCGGCGGATGCCGCGCTGCGGCTGGTGCACGAGGGCGACGCGGTGCTGCGCGATGCGCGCATCGAAGGCGACGCCGCACTGGCCGAGACCCTCGGCCAGGTGCTGCGCGGCCTGCGCTGGGACGCGGCGGAAGACCTGAGCCGGCTGATCGGCGACGCGGCCGCCGAACGAGTAGTAGGTGGCGCGCGAGCGGCATGGGCCGGCGGTCGCGACCTCGGTGCGCGGCTCGCCGCGTCGGCCAGCGAATACGCGGCGGACGAGGCGCAATTGCTGGTGCGTCCGGCCGCAACAGCCGCCTTTGCCGACGAAGTCGATACGCTGCGCGACGATCTGGCACGCCTGCAGAAGCGCCTCGAATTGCTCGAACGCAAAGCTCAGCCGATACGCTGA
- the glpD gene encoding glycerol-3-phosphate dehydrogenase, whose protein sequence is MHRESCDLLIVGAGINGAGIARDAALRGLDVIVCERGDIAGATSSASTKLIHGGLRYLEQGAFGLVRESLQERETLARIAAHLVRPQRFIVPHTGERPAWMLATGLLLYDLLAGRSTLPRSRRLRADFPLLQQTQPPVSAAHAYYDLWVDDARLTLCSLLDAQAHGAGVLPQSALSAVAAEGAHWRCTVGDRTVLARCVVNVAGPWMNAVETLRGAMAPPVRLVQGTHIVIPRLHAGDDAWLLQQPDRRIVFVIPFADDFHLVGTTETDLPSPEALGATAAERRYLLDALQRAFGRAPTEHDIRWEFSGMRPLIDGGGGSARTASREYRMTMEGERGGRGWMSIQGGKLTTHRSLAERAVDRLASFLGSNARSVTADRLLPGAEAAGPTQRSELVRTLAQRYPALSPGWIAALVGRHGGTTSPLLEQVARAGGPGRDFGGGLYEAEALWCARYEWAYNADDVLWRRTKCGVGMSAAQRDTFARWWVDQRIG, encoded by the coding sequence ATGCACCGGGAATCCTGCGACCTGCTCATCGTCGGGGCCGGCATCAACGGCGCCGGGATCGCTCGCGACGCTGCGCTGCGCGGTCTGGACGTCATCGTCTGCGAGCGCGGCGACATCGCCGGCGCAACCTCGTCCGCGTCCACCAAGCTCATCCACGGTGGCCTGCGTTACCTCGAACAGGGTGCATTCGGCCTGGTCAGGGAATCCCTGCAGGAGCGCGAAACGCTGGCGCGCATCGCCGCCCATCTGGTGCGTCCGCAGCGCTTCATCGTGCCGCACACCGGCGAGCGGCCGGCCTGGATGCTGGCCACCGGTCTGCTGCTGTATGACCTGCTGGCCGGTCGCAGCACACTGCCGCGATCGCGACGTCTGCGCGCCGACTTTCCGTTGCTGCAGCAGACGCAGCCGCCGGTGAGCGCGGCGCACGCCTACTACGACCTGTGGGTGGACGATGCGCGGCTGACCCTGTGCTCCTTGCTCGACGCGCAGGCGCACGGCGCAGGCGTGCTGCCGCAGAGCGCACTGAGCGCAGTGGCCGCCGAGGGCGCGCACTGGCGCTGCACGGTGGGCGATAGAACGGTGCTTGCCCGCTGTGTCGTCAATGTCGCCGGCCCGTGGATGAACGCGGTCGAGACGCTGCGCGGCGCGATGGCGCCGCCGGTGCGCCTGGTGCAGGGCACGCACATCGTCATCCCCCGTCTGCACGCTGGCGACGACGCCTGGCTGCTGCAGCAGCCGGACCGACGCATCGTGTTCGTCATCCCCTTCGCCGACGATTTCCATCTGGTCGGCACCACCGAAACGGATCTGCCCTCACCCGAGGCGCTTGGCGCCACGGCGGCAGAGCGTCGCTACCTGCTCGACGCGCTGCAGCGCGCCTTTGGGCGCGCACCCACCGAGCACGACATCCGCTGGGAATTCAGCGGCATGCGACCGCTGATCGACGGCGGCGGAGGCAGCGCGCGCACCGCCAGCCGCGAATACCGGATGACGATGGAAGGCGAGCGCGGCGGCCGTGGCTGGATGTCGATACAGGGCGGCAAGCTCACCACGCATCGAAGCCTCGCCGAACGGGCGGTCGATCGACTGGCCTCATTCCTCGGATCGAATGCACGCAGCGTAACCGCCGACCGTCTGCTGCCGGGCGCCGAGGCCGCCGGTCCGACGCAGCGTTCGGAACTCGTGCGCACGCTGGCGCAGCGTTACCCCGCACTGTCGCCAGGCTGGATCGCCGCGCTGGTCGGGCGCCACGGCGGGACGACGTCGCCGCTGCTCGAACAGGTGGCGCGCGCAGGCGGACCCGGACGCGACTTCGGGGGCGGGCTGTACGAGGCGGAAGCGCTCTGGTGCGCACGGTACGAATGGGCGTACAACGCCGACGACGTGCTGTGGCGGCGGACGAAATGCGGGGTCGGGATGAGTGCTGCGCAGCGCGACACCTTCGCGCGCTGGTGGGTCGATCAGCGTATCGGCTGA
- the atpD gene encoding F0F1 ATP synthase subunit beta gives MNTGNIVQCIGAVVDIQFPRDSMPKVFEALQLDEADGSHTAEAGLTFEVQQQLGDGVVRTIALGSSDGLRRGMKVKGTGAAISVPVGTATLGRIMDVLGRPIDEAGDIATEERRAIHQKAPKFDELSPSVDLLPTGIKVIDLICPFAKGGKIGLFGGAGVGKTVNMMELINNIAKSYGGYSVFAGVGERTREGNDFYHEMEESKVLDKVAMVFGQMNEPPGNRLRVALTGLTMAEKFRDEGRDILFFVDNIYRYTLAGTEVSALLGRMPSAVGYQPTLADEMGRLQERITSTKVGSITSIQAVYVPADDLTDPSPATTFQHLDATVVLSRDIASLGIYPAVDPLDSTSRQLDPLIVGEEHYAVARKVQSTLQRYKELRDIIAILGMDELSPEDKLAVARARKIQRFLSQPFNVAEVFTGSPGKIVPLADTIKGFNMIVNGECDHLPEQAFYMVGGIEEAFEKAKTLQ, from the coding sequence ATGAATACCGGAAACATCGTTCAGTGTATCGGCGCCGTGGTGGATATCCAGTTCCCGCGCGACTCGATGCCGAAAGTGTTTGAAGCGCTGCAGCTCGACGAAGCCGATGGTTCGCACACGGCTGAAGCGGGTCTGACGTTCGAAGTCCAGCAGCAGCTGGGCGACGGCGTGGTGCGTACGATTGCGCTGGGTTCCAGCGACGGTCTGCGCCGCGGCATGAAGGTGAAGGGTACCGGCGCCGCGATCAGCGTGCCGGTCGGCACCGCCACGCTGGGTCGCATCATGGACGTGCTTGGCCGTCCGATCGACGAAGCGGGCGACATCGCCACCGAAGAACGTCGTGCCATTCACCAGAAGGCACCGAAGTTCGACGAACTGAGCCCGTCGGTTGACCTGCTGCCCACCGGCATCAAGGTGATCGACCTGATCTGCCCGTTCGCCAAGGGCGGCAAGATCGGTCTGTTCGGCGGTGCCGGTGTGGGCAAGACCGTGAACATGATGGAACTCATCAACAACATCGCGAAGAGCTACGGTGGTTACTCCGTGTTCGCCGGTGTCGGTGAGCGCACCCGTGAGGGCAACGACTTCTACCACGAGATGGAAGAGTCGAAGGTTCTCGACAAGGTGGCGATGGTGTTCGGCCAGATGAACGAGCCGCCGGGCAACCGTCTGCGCGTGGCGCTGACCGGCCTGACCATGGCCGAGAAGTTCCGCGACGAAGGCCGCGACATCCTGTTCTTCGTGGACAACATCTACCGCTACACGCTGGCCGGTACCGAAGTGTCCGCGCTGCTGGGCCGCATGCCGTCCGCCGTGGGCTACCAGCCGACGCTGGCTGACGAAATGGGTCGACTGCAGGAACGCATCACCTCGACCAAGGTCGGCTCGATCACGTCGATCCAGGCCGTGTATGTGCCTGCGGATGACTTGACCGACCCGTCGCCCGCCACGACCTTCCAGCACTTGGATGCAACCGTCGTGCTGTCGCGTGACATCGCTTCGCTGGGCATCTACCCGGCGGTCGATCCGCTCGACTCGACCTCGCGTCAGCTGGATCCGCTGATCGTTGGCGAAGAGCACTACGCGGTCGCCCGCAAGGTGCAATCGACGCTGCAGCGCTACAAGGAACTGCGCGACATCATCGCGATTCTGGGCATGGACGAACTGTCGCCGGAAGACAAGCTGGCCGTGGCTCGCGCCCGCAAGATCCAGCGTTTCCTGTCGCAGCCGTTCAACGTGGCTGAAGTCTTCACCGGTTCGCCGGGCAAGATCGTTCCGCTGGCGGACACGATCAAGGGCTTCAACATGATCGTCAATGGCGAATGCGACCACCTGCCGGAACAGGCCTTCTACATGGTCGGCGGCATCGAGGAAGCGTTCGAAAAGGCGAAGACGCTGCAGTGA
- the atpG gene encoding F0F1 ATP synthase subunit gamma — protein sequence MASGKEIRSKIKSVQNTKKITKAMEMVAASKMRKAQDRMRAARPYADTIRRLAANLSAATISDYKHPFLATVGQIKRVGIIVVTTDKGLCGGMNTNVLRLALNTMKEWEGKGATEIRVAAIGNKGLGFMQRMGAKVVSQVTQLGDTPHLEKLIGPVKVMIDAFQAGELDAVYLSFTRFINTMKQEPVLEQLLPLTGDRLGTPEGTWDYLYEPDPQVVIDELLVRYVEALVYQSVAENMASEQSARMVAMKAASDNAGNVIGELQLVYNKTRQAAITKELSEIVGGAAAV from the coding sequence ATGGCCAGCGGAAAAGAGATCCGTTCCAAGATCAAGAGCGTGCAAAACACGAAGAAGATCACCAAGGCGATGGAGATGGTGGCTGCATCCAAGATGCGCAAGGCGCAGGACAGGATGCGGGCCGCCCGGCCCTACGCCGACACGATCCGCCGTCTTGCTGCCAACCTGTCTGCCGCCACGATCAGCGACTACAAGCACCCGTTCCTCGCGACTGTCGGTCAGATCAAGCGCGTCGGCATCATCGTCGTCACCACGGACAAGGGTCTGTGCGGCGGCATGAACACCAACGTGCTTCGTCTGGCGCTGAACACGATGAAGGAGTGGGAAGGCAAGGGCGCCACCGAAATCCGCGTTGCCGCCATCGGCAACAAGGGTCTGGGCTTCATGCAGCGCATGGGCGCCAAGGTGGTGTCGCAGGTGACGCAGCTGGGCGACACGCCGCATCTGGAAAAGCTGATCGGACCGGTCAAGGTCATGATCGACGCTTTCCAAGCCGGCGAGCTCGACGCGGTCTATCTGTCCTTCACCCGCTTCATCAACACGATGAAGCAGGAGCCGGTGCTTGAGCAACTGCTGCCGCTCACGGGCGATCGTCTGGGCACGCCGGAAGGCACCTGGGATTACCTGTACGAGCCGGACCCGCAGGTGGTGATCGACGAGCTGCTCGTTCGTTACGTTGAAGCGCTGGTGTATCAGTCGGTCGCCGAAAACATGGCGTCCGAACAGAGCGCACGTATGGTGGCGATGAAGGCCGCGTCCGACAACGCAGGCAATGTCATCGGCGAACTGCAGCTGGTCTACAACAAGACCCGCCAGGCGGCGATTACCAAGGAACTGTCCGAGATCGTCGGCGGCGCCGCGGCAGTCTGA
- the atpA gene encoding F0F1 ATP synthase subunit alpha: protein MNLNPSEISDLIKSRIQNLQLSSQARTEGTVVSVTDGIVRVHGLDDVQQGEMLEFEGNTFGLALNLERDSVGAVVLGDYEHISEGQTVKCTGRILEVPVGPELIGRVVNSLGQPIDGKGPINAKLTDKVEKVAPGVIARQSVSQPVQTGLKSIDSMVPVGRGQRELIIGDRQTGKTAVAVDAIINQKGQNMTCIYVAVGQKASTIANVVRKLEEYGAMEYTIVVAATASDSAAMQFLAPYAGCTMGEYFRDRGEDALIVYDDLSKQAVAYRQISLLLRRPPGREAYPGDVFYLHSRLLERAARVNPDYVEKFTNGEVKGKTGSLTALPIIETQAGDVSAFVPTNVISITDGQIFLETDLFNAGIRPAINAGVSVSRVGGAAQTKIIKKLGGGVRLALAQYRELAAFAQFASDLDEATRKQLERGRRVTELMKQPQYSPLSVAQMGVSLYAANNGYFDDVEVSRVLAFESALHQFLQQKHSDLMNKIESSKDLDGESEKTLAAAVAEFKKSWA from the coding sequence ATGAACCTCAATCCGTCTGAAATCAGCGACCTGATCAAGAGCCGGATCCAGAACCTGCAGCTGTCGTCGCAGGCGCGCACCGAGGGCACCGTGGTTTCGGTGACCGACGGCATCGTGCGCGTGCACGGCCTGGACGATGTCCAGCAGGGCGAAATGCTGGAATTCGAAGGCAACACGTTCGGTCTGGCGCTGAACCTCGAGCGCGACTCCGTCGGCGCCGTGGTTCTGGGTGACTACGAACACATTTCCGAAGGCCAGACCGTCAAGTGCACCGGCCGCATTCTCGAAGTGCCGGTCGGCCCCGAGCTGATCGGTCGCGTCGTGAACTCGCTCGGCCAGCCGATCGACGGCAAGGGCCCGATCAACGCCAAGCTGACCGACAAGGTTGAAAAGGTCGCTCCGGGCGTGATCGCACGTCAGTCGGTTTCGCAGCCGGTGCAGACCGGCCTGAAGTCGATCGACTCGATGGTGCCGGTCGGCCGTGGCCAGCGCGAGCTGATCATCGGTGACCGTCAGACCGGCAAGACCGCGGTCGCCGTCGACGCCATCATCAACCAGAAGGGTCAGAACATGACCTGCATCTACGTTGCGGTGGGCCAGAAGGCCTCGACCATCGCCAACGTGGTGCGCAAGCTGGAAGAGTACGGCGCGATGGAATACACCATCGTCGTCGCCGCCACCGCTTCCGACTCGGCCGCCATGCAGTTCCTGGCACCGTACGCCGGTTGCACGATGGGCGAATACTTCCGCGACCGCGGCGAAGACGCACTGATCGTCTATGACGATCTGTCGAAGCAGGCCGTGGCCTACCGTCAGATTTCGCTGCTGCTGCGCCGTCCGCCGGGCCGCGAAGCCTACCCGGGCGACGTGTTCTACCTGCACAGCCGTCTGCTCGAGCGCGCCGCTCGCGTGAACCCCGACTACGTCGAGAAGTTCACCAACGGTGAAGTCAAGGGCAAGACCGGTTCGCTGACCGCGCTCCCGATCATCGAAACGCAGGCCGGCGACGTGTCCGCCTTCGTTCCGACCAACGTGATCTCGATTACTGACGGCCAGATCTTCCTGGAAACCGACCTGTTCAACGCAGGCATCCGCCCGGCTATCAACGCCGGTGTGTCGGTGTCCCGCGTCGGTGGTGCGGCCCAGACCAAGATCATCAAGAAGCTGGGCGGCGGTGTCCGTCTGGCGCTGGCCCAGTACCGTGAGCTGGCTGCGTTCGCGCAGTTCGCCTCCGACCTGGACGAAGCGACCCGCAAGCAGCTCGAGCGTGGCCGCCGCGTGACCGAACTGATGAAGCAGCCGCAGTACTCGCCGCTGTCGGTCGCCCAGATGGGTGTTTCGCTGTACGCCGCCAACAACGGCTACTTCGACGACGTCGAAGTGTCCCGCGTGCTCGCTTTTGAATCGGCCCTGCACCAGTTCCTGCAGCAGAAGCATTCCGATCTGATGAACAAGATCGAGTCCTCCAAGGACCTCGACGGTGAATCGGAAAAGACGCTTGCTGCCGCGGTGGCCGAGTTCAAGAAGAGCTGGGCGTAA